One segment of Tenrec ecaudatus isolate mTenEca1 chromosome 1, mTenEca1.hap1, whole genome shotgun sequence DNA contains the following:
- the G0S2 gene encoding G0/G1 switch protein 2, which translates to METVQELIPLAKELVAHKSKGKLVKLYVLGSVLAFFGVVLGLVETVCSPLTAAGRLREQEAAVASLQASRERRALQTQTPAGQDKGKQPAALQGSRGLSHRQHAS; encoded by the coding sequence ATGGAAACGGTGCAGGAGCTGATTCCTCTGGCCAAGGAGCTGGTGGCGCACAAGTCCAAGGGGAAGCTGGTGAAGCTGTACGTGCTGGGCAGCGTGCTGGCCTTCTTCGGCGTGGTGCTGGGCCTCGTGGAGACCGTGTGCAGCCCCCTGACGGCCGCCGGCCGCCTGCGGGAACAAGAGGCTGCGGTGGCCTCGCTGCAGGCCTCCCGGGAGCGGCGGGCCCTCCAGACCCAGACCCCGGCGGGGCAGGACAAGGGCAAGCAGCCGGCGGCTTTGCAGGGCAGCCGTGGCCTCTCCCACAGGCAGCACGCCTCCTAG